The Pseudomonas azadiae genome contains a region encoding:
- a CDS encoding YgiQ family radical SAM protein, which yields MQTAKPLFDYPKYWAECFGPAPFLPMSREEMDQLGWDSCDIIIVTGDAYVDHPSFGMAIIGRLLESQGFRVGIIAQPNWQSKDDFMKLGEPNLFFGVAAGNMDSMINRYTADKKIRSDDAYTPGGMAGKRPDRASLVYSQRCKEAYKNVPIVLGGIEASLRRIAHYDYWQDRVRNSILIDATADILLYGNAERAIVEVAQRLSWGHKIEDITDVRGTAFIRRDTPAGWYEVDSTRIDRPGKVDKIINPYVNTQDTQACAIEQEKGPVDDPDEAKVVQILASPRMTRDKTVIRLPSVEKVRGDAVLYAHANRVLHLETNPGNARALVQKHGEVDVWFNPPPIPMTTEEMDYVFGMPYARVPHPAYGKEKIPAYDMIRFSVNIMRGCFGGCTFCSITEHEGRIIQNRSEESIIREIEEIRDKVPGFTGVISDLGGPTANMYRIACKSPEIESACRKPSCVFPGICPNLNTDHSSLIQLYRSARALPGVKKILIASGLRYDLAVESPEYVKELVTHHVGGYLKIAPEHTEEGPLNQMMKPGIGSYDKFKRMFEKYTKEAGKEQYLIPYFIAAHPGTTDEDMMNLALWLKGNGFRADQVQAFYPSPMATATAMYHSGKNPLRKVTYKSDAVTIVKSEEQRRLHKAFLRYHDPKGWPMLREALTRMGRADLIGPGKDQLIPLHQPSTDSYQSARRKNSTPAGSHKVAKETTTKILTQHTGLPPRGSDGSNPWDKREQAKAAAQARNKQAAKERTDAAKGKGGKPTRKPVVPR from the coding sequence ATGCAAACAGCCAAGCCGTTATTTGACTATCCCAAGTACTGGGCCGAATGTTTCGGTCCTGCGCCATTCCTGCCGATGAGCAGGGAGGAGATGGATCAGCTTGGCTGGGATTCGTGCGACATCATCATCGTTACCGGTGATGCCTACGTGGACCATCCATCGTTCGGCATGGCGATCATCGGCCGGCTGCTGGAGTCCCAGGGCTTTCGCGTCGGGATCATTGCGCAGCCGAACTGGCAGTCCAAAGATGACTTCATGAAACTCGGCGAGCCGAACCTGTTCTTCGGCGTCGCGGCCGGCAACATGGACTCGATGATCAACCGCTACACCGCCGACAAGAAAATCCGCTCCGACGACGCCTACACCCCCGGCGGCATGGCCGGCAAACGCCCGGACCGCGCGAGCCTGGTGTACAGCCAGCGCTGCAAGGAAGCCTACAAGAACGTGCCGATCGTACTCGGCGGCATCGAAGCCTCCCTGCGCCGCATCGCCCACTATGATTACTGGCAGGACCGGGTGCGCAACTCGATCCTGATCGACGCCACCGCCGATATCCTGCTGTACGGCAACGCCGAGCGGGCCATCGTTGAAGTTGCCCAACGCCTGTCGTGGGGCCACAAGATCGAAGACATCACCGACGTGCGCGGCACTGCGTTCATCCGCCGTGACACGCCGGCCGGCTGGTACGAAGTGGACTCCACGCGCATTGACCGTCCGGGCAAGGTCGACAAGATCATCAACCCGTACGTCAATACCCAGGACACCCAGGCCTGCGCCATCGAACAGGAAAAGGGGCCGGTGGATGATCCGGACGAGGCCAAGGTTGTGCAGATCCTGGCCAGCCCGCGCATGACCCGCGACAAGACTGTGATCCGCCTGCCTTCGGTGGAAAAGGTTCGTGGCGACGCGGTGCTCTACGCCCACGCCAACCGCGTGTTGCACCTGGAAACCAACCCAGGCAACGCCCGCGCCCTGGTGCAGAAGCACGGCGAAGTGGACGTGTGGTTCAACCCGCCGCCCATTCCGATGACCACCGAAGAAATGGACTACGTGTTTGGCATGCCTTACGCACGTGTGCCGCACCCGGCGTATGGCAAGGAGAAGATTCCTGCCTACGACATGATCCGTTTCTCGGTGAACATCATGCGTGGCTGCTTCGGCGGCTGCACCTTCTGCTCGATCACCGAGCACGAAGGCCGCATCATCCAGAACCGTTCCGAAGAGTCGATCATTCGCGAGATCGAAGAGATCCGCGACAAAGTTCCGGGTTTTACCGGCGTGATTTCCGACCTCGGCGGGCCGACCGCAAACATGTACCGCATCGCCTGCAAGAGCCCGGAAATCGAATCCGCTTGCCGCAAGCCATCGTGCGTTTTCCCCGGCATCTGCCCGAACCTGAACACCGACCACTCGTCGTTGATCCAGCTGTACCGCAGTGCGCGAGCGTTGCCGGGCGTGAAGAAAATTCTGATCGCCTCCGGCCTGCGCTACGACCTCGCCGTGGAATCGCCGGAATACGTCAAGGAACTGGTGACGCACCACGTCGGCGGCTACCTGAAGATCGCCCCGGAACACACCGAGGAAGGTCCGCTCAACCAAATGATGAAGCCGGGCATTGGCAGCTATGACAAGTTCAAGCGCATGTTCGAGAAGTACACCAAGGAAGCGGGCAAGGAGCAGTACCTGATCCCGTACTTCATCGCCGCCCACCCCGGCACTACCGATGAAGACATGATGAACCTGGCCCTGTGGCTCAAGGGCAACGGCTTCCGCGCCGACCAGGTGCAGGCGTTCTACCCGTCGCCGATGGCCACCGCCACGGCGATGTACCACTCGGGCAAGAACCCGCTGCGCAAGGTCACCTACAAGAGCGACGCGGTGACCATCGTCAAGAGCGAAGAGCAACGTCGTCTGCACAAGGCGTTCCTGCGCTACCACGACCCGAAAGGTTGGCCGATGCTGCGTGAAGCGCTGACCCGCATGGGCCGCGCCGACCTGATCGGGCCGGGCAAGGACCAGTTGATCCCGCTGCACCAACCGAGCACCGACAGCTACCAGAGCGCCCGTCGCAAGAACTCGACGCCGGCCGGCAGCCATAAGGTCGCCAAGGAAACCACCACCAAAATCCTCACCCAGCACACCGGCCTGCCGCCTCGCGGCAGCGACGGCAGCAACCCATGGGACAAGCGCGAACAGGCCAAGGCCGCGGCGCAGGCGCGGAACAAGCAGGCCGCCAAAGAGCGCACCGATGCGGCCAAGGGTAAAGGCGGCAAGCCCACCCGCAAGCCGGTGGTGCCGCGTTGA
- a CDS encoding NAD synthetase, translating into MGNPLAGIGMDFNRSQFMARQRIESQINLPRLFAAIDADPGIVGAGVVYIDADFNVVTLREFQPICSIAPKRIILREAQKYIAPAQFAQQVQDNPRESRLVGEAINTSLSCAGAIIGWIVVLSGTVAVPFTAGASSVITAIGYTAATASTLQCFASGYRVSNEISDPSKNDKLDSSQWYQYTMIALDAASLIGVGASTLTTIKLVRLNQAATGKSVRDVLRGLTRQERAKLTKELLSIQDPRMTAKMLKLKQLSGEATKRFTPAQVKHATVTQIQDALGAAIGFTGSAISGNVRTIAVGLYEEMSDE; encoded by the coding sequence ATGGGCAATCCTCTGGCCGGCATCGGCATGGACTTTAACCGCTCCCAGTTCATGGCGCGCCAGCGCATCGAAAGCCAGATCAACCTGCCGCGCCTGTTTGCGGCCATTGATGCAGACCCCGGCATTGTCGGCGCGGGTGTGGTGTACATCGATGCCGACTTCAACGTGGTCACTCTGCGTGAGTTCCAGCCGATCTGCAGCATTGCTCCCAAACGCATTATTTTGCGTGAAGCGCAGAAGTACATTGCCCCGGCGCAGTTTGCGCAACAGGTCCAGGACAACCCTCGCGAATCGCGCTTGGTGGGAGAGGCGATCAACACGTCTCTGTCCTGCGCAGGCGCGATCATCGGTTGGATCGTCGTGCTCAGCGGCACCGTCGCCGTGCCGTTCACGGCGGGCGCCAGCAGCGTGATCACGGCCATCGGCTATACCGCCGCCACGGCCAGCACGCTGCAGTGTTTTGCCAGTGGCTATCGCGTCAGCAATGAGATCAGTGACCCCTCCAAAAACGACAAGCTCGACAGCTCGCAGTGGTATCAGTACACGATGATCGCGCTGGATGCGGCGTCGTTGATCGGGGTCGGCGCATCGACGTTGACCACGATAAAGCTGGTGCGGCTGAACCAGGCCGCCACCGGCAAAAGCGTGCGGGACGTATTGCGAGGATTGACCCGGCAAGAGCGCGCCAAGCTCACGAAGGAGCTGCTCAGCATCCAGGACCCGCGCATGACCGCCAAAATGCTCAAGTTAAAGCAACTGTCCGGCGAGGCGACCAAGCGTTTCACCCCCGCCCAGGTCAAGCATGCAACGGTGACCCAGATACAGGATGCCCTGGGCGCGGCCATCGGTTTCACCGGCAGTGCAATCTCGGGGAATGTGCGCACCATTGCCGTGGGATTGTATGAGGAAATGAGCGATGAATGA
- a CDS encoding transglutaminase family protein, which translates to MSIHVALHHVTHYRYDRAVELGPQIVRLRPTPHSRMRILSYALKVLPEQHFINWQQDPQGNYLARLVFPEKTRELRIEVDLVAEMAVFNPFDFFLEPYAEKIPFSYAADEQRELAPYLETLPLTPKFAAYLAGIERTPLPAVDFLVGLNQRVAADIGYLIRMEPGVQTPEFTLDNACGSCRDSAWLLVQLLRNLGLAARFVSGYLIQLTADVKALDGPSGTEVDFTDLHAWCEVYLPGAGWIGLDATSGLFAGEGHIPLACSPDPSSAAPISGLVEPCECEFTHEMSVERIWEAPRVTKPYTEEQWLAIQALGRQIDGDLLKHDVRLTMGGEPTFVSIDDPDAAEWNTAALGPDKRRLSAELFQRMRAHYAPQGLVHFGQGKWYPGEQLPRWSLNCHWRRDGVPIWHNSALIADEQRDYGADGILAGRFLASVAERLKLPARFVFPAFEDNFYYLWREGALPQNVTAQDPRLSDDLERERLRKVFAQGLDKIIGQVLPLARTAANDRWQSGRWYLRDNHCRLVPGDSPLGYRLPLASQPWVTAAEYPFVHPTDPNQDQPELPGTAQLQNHGEPAPSDERVPKVDESADWLTRTALCAEAREGRLYLFMPPLERVEDYLELVAAIEATAEELRCPVLLEGYEPPADTRLSNFRVTPDPGVIEVNVQPSATWDELVERTEFLYEEARQTRLTTEKFMIDGRHTGTGGGNHFVLGGATPKDSPFLRRPDLLRSLISYWHNHPSLSYLFSGLFIGPTSQAPRVDEARNDALYELEIAFAQMPEPGEECPPWLVDRLLRNLLIDVTGNTHRAEFCIDKLYSPDGATGRLGLLELRAFEMPPHARMSLAQQLLLRALVARFWREPYAPPKLARWGTQLHDRFLLPHFIEQDFADVIAELNAAGYPLRAEWFAAHLEFRFPKVGDYAVSGIELELRQALEPWHVLGEEGAVGGTVRYVDSSLERLQVKLTGLPPQRYLLTCNGIPVPLQPTGRVGEFVAGVRYRAWQPANCLQPTIAVHAPLVFDLLDTWMQRSLGGCQYHVAHPGGRNYDSLPVNANEAESRRMARFFRLGHSPGKLPVPGLTINDELPMTLDLRRHPNKND; encoded by the coding sequence GTGTCGATTCATGTCGCGTTGCACCACGTCACGCATTACCGCTACGACCGCGCTGTCGAACTCGGCCCGCAGATCGTGCGTTTGCGCCCGACGCCTCACAGCCGTATGCGGATTCTGTCTTACGCGCTGAAAGTGCTGCCCGAGCAGCATTTCATCAATTGGCAGCAAGACCCTCAGGGCAATTACCTGGCGCGGTTAGTGTTCCCGGAAAAGACCCGTGAGCTGCGCATCGAAGTCGACCTGGTCGCCGAGATGGCGGTGTTCAACCCGTTTGACTTTTTCCTTGAGCCCTACGCCGAAAAAATCCCCTTCAGCTACGCCGCCGATGAGCAGCGCGAACTGGCGCCGTACCTGGAAACCCTGCCGCTGACGCCAAAGTTTGCCGCCTATTTGGCCGGTATCGAGCGCACGCCGTTGCCGGCCGTGGACTTTCTGGTGGGCCTCAACCAGCGTGTTGCCGCCGATATCGGCTACCTGATCCGCATGGAACCGGGGGTGCAAACCCCGGAATTCACCCTGGATAACGCCTGCGGCTCCTGCCGCGATTCCGCCTGGCTGCTGGTTCAGTTACTGCGCAACCTCGGCTTGGCGGCGCGGTTTGTGTCCGGCTACCTGATCCAGCTCACCGCCGACGTCAAGGCCCTCGACGGCCCCTCCGGCACCGAGGTGGACTTCACCGACCTGCACGCCTGGTGCGAAGTGTATTTGCCCGGCGCCGGCTGGATCGGCTTGGACGCCACCTCCGGGTTGTTCGCCGGTGAAGGGCATATCCCGTTGGCCTGCAGCCCCGATCCATCCTCGGCGGCACCGATCAGTGGGCTGGTGGAACCGTGCGAGTGCGAATTCACCCACGAAATGTCGGTGGAGCGGATCTGGGAAGCCCCTCGAGTCACCAAGCCCTACACCGAGGAGCAATGGCTGGCGATCCAGGCCCTGGGCCGGCAGATCGATGGCGACCTGCTCAAGCACGACGTGCGCCTGACCATGGGCGGCGAGCCGACCTTCGTCTCCATCGACGACCCTGATGCTGCCGAATGGAACACCGCTGCGCTCGGGCCGGACAAGCGTCGCCTGTCCGCCGAGCTGTTCCAGCGTATGCGTGCACATTACGCGCCCCAAGGCCTGGTGCACTTCGGGCAGGGCAAGTGGTACCCCGGCGAGCAATTGCCGCGCTGGTCGCTCAATTGCCACTGGCGTCGTGACGGCGTGCCGATCTGGCACAACAGCGCATTGATCGCCGATGAGCAACGAGACTACGGCGCCGACGGCATCCTGGCCGGGCGTTTCCTGGCCAGCGTCGCCGAACGCCTCAAACTGCCCGCGCGCTTTGTATTCCCGGCCTTTGAAGACAATTTCTACTACCTGTGGCGCGAAGGTGCGCTGCCGCAGAATGTCACTGCCCAGGACCCGCGCCTGAGCGACGACCTGGAGCGCGAGCGCCTGCGCAAAGTGTTCGCCCAAGGGCTGGATAAAATCATCGGCCAAGTGCTGCCACTGGCGCGTACGGCGGCCAATGACCGCTGGCAGAGTGGGCGTTGGTACTTGCGTGACAACCACTGCCGCCTGGTGCCGGGCGATTCGCCGCTGGGCTACCGCCTGCCATTGGCTTCGCAACCCTGGGTGACCGCGGCCGAGTATCCGTTTGTGCACCCGACCGATCCCAACCAGGACCAGCCGGAGCTGCCGGGCACTGCTCAACTGCAAAACCATGGCGAACCCGCACCGAGCGATGAGCGTGTGCCGAAAGTCGACGAGTCCGCCGATTGGCTGACCCGCACCGCCCTGTGCGCCGAGGCACGGGAGGGGCGCCTCTATCTGTTCATGCCGCCCCTGGAGCGCGTCGAAGACTATCTGGAACTGGTCGCCGCCATCGAGGCGACCGCCGAAGAGCTGCGGTGCCCAGTGTTGCTCGAAGGCTACGAGCCGCCGGCCGATACGCGCCTGAGCAACTTTCGCGTGACGCCGGACCCGGGTGTGATCGAGGTCAATGTCCAGCCTTCCGCCACCTGGGATGAGCTGGTTGAGCGCACCGAATTCCTCTACGAAGAGGCGCGGCAAACCCGCCTCACCACCGAGAAATTCATGATCGACGGACGCCACACCGGCACCGGCGGCGGTAACCACTTTGTGCTGGGGGGCGCGACGCCCAAGGACTCACCCTTCCTGCGCCGACCCGATCTGCTGCGCAGCCTGATCAGCTACTGGCATAACCACCCCTCGCTGTCCTATTTGTTCTCCGGCCTGTTCATCGGCCCGACCTCCCAGGCGCCGCGCGTGGATGAAGCGCGCAACGATGCGCTGTACGAGCTGGAGATCGCCTTCGCGCAAATGCCCGAGCCCGGCGAAGAGTGCCCGCCATGGCTGGTGGATCGCCTGCTGCGCAACCTGCTGATCGACGTGACCGGCAATACCCACCGCGCCGAATTCTGCATCGACAAACTCTACTCGCCGGACGGTGCCACCGGCCGCCTGGGCCTGCTCGAGCTGCGTGCGTTCGAAATGCCGCCGCACGCGCGCATGAGTCTGGCCCAGCAACTGTTGCTGCGTGCCTTGGTCGCGCGGTTCTGGCGCGAACCCTATGCACCGCCCAAACTCGCGCGCTGGGGCACGCAATTGCATGACCGCTTCCTGTTGCCGCACTTTATCGAACAAGACTTTGCCGACGTGATCGCCGAACTCAACGCCGCCGGCTATCCGCTGCGCGCCGAATGGTTTGCCGCGCATCTGGAGTTCCGTTTTCCCAAGGTCGGCGACTACGCCGTCAGCGGTATCGAACTGGAGCTGCGCCAGGCCCTGGAGCCGTGGCATGTGCTGGGCGAGGAGGGCGCGGTGGGCGGCACGGTGCGTTATGTGGACTCGTCCCTCGAGCGCCTCCAGGTCAAGTTGACCGGGCTGCCACCGCAGCGCTACCTGCTGACCTGCAACGGTATCCCGGTACCGTTGCAGCCCACCGGGCGCGTCGGTGAGTTCGTCGCCGGCGTGCGCTACCGCGCCTGGCAACCGGCCAACTGCCTGCAACCGACCATCGCGGTGCATGCTCCGTTGGTGTTTGATCTGCTGGATACCTGGATGCAACGCTCGCTGGGCGGCTGCCAGTACCATGTGGCGCATCCGGGCGGACGTAATTACGACAGCTTGCCGGTGAATGCCAATGAGGCGGAGAGCCGCAGGATGGCGAGGTTTTTCCGGTTGGGGCATAGTCCAGGCAAGTTGCCGGTGCCTGGCTTGACGATTAACGACGAGTTACCGATGACCCTCGATTTACGGCGTCACCCCAATAAAAATGACTGA
- a CDS encoding circularly permuted type 2 ATP-grasp protein has product MSDLLDRYPLTAGTYHELLDHSGAVRAHWQRLLDHLQRSTPAQLAQRQALLTRQIQENGVTYNVYADPKGADRPWELDLLPHVLAADEWQHLSAGIAQRARLLNAVLADLYGPQRLIKEGLLPAELVFGHNNFLWPCQGIQPPDGAFLHLYAVDLARTPDGRWWVTADRTQAPSGAGYALENRTIVSRAFPDLYRDLQVQHLTGFFRTLQETLARQAPGDDQPPLIVLLTPGRFNESYFEHLYLARQLGYPLVEGGDLTVRDSTVFLKTLSGLRRVHAIMRRLDDDFCDPLELRTDSALGVPGLLDAVRQGNVLVANALGSGVLESPGLLGFLPKINQFLFGEELILPSIATWWCGEAAVFAQALEKLPELLIKPAFASQSFTPVFGRDLNDEQRQALADRMRARPYAYVAQELAQLSQAPVWHTVDDHLQHRAIGMRVYAVASDEGYRVLPGGLTRVAADADAEVVSMQRGGASKDTWVLGDRAAAGEHWRAQRAIGAHDLVRRDPYLPSRVVENLFWFGRYCERCDDSARWLRVVLARYVDGDDPLALQAAVELGESLRLLPDEGELPERLRAALLGDDWPSSLRANLQRLQWAASQVRGKLSRENWQALVELQREALELESEAPDFGELLDFLNRLVMSLAALSGFALDDMTRDEGWRFLMMGRRIERLQFLSSSLAAFLRGVAVFDQAGLEWLLELGNSSITYRSRYLAVPQLIPVLDLLLLDEQNPHAVLFQLKLVRRTLRRLNDDFGVPREVGLGPLVERLARFDLGCLENPLFGESSVRAALDGLADLLQAVADESGQVSDRLALRHFAHVDAVSQQTVSV; this is encoded by the coding sequence ATGTCCGATTTGCTCGACCGTTACCCGCTGACCGCGGGCACTTATCACGAACTGCTGGACCACAGCGGCGCGGTGCGTGCCCATTGGCAGCGCCTGCTCGACCACCTGCAGCGCAGCACCCCGGCGCAACTGGCCCAGCGCCAGGCGTTGCTGACCCGGCAGATCCAGGAAAACGGCGTGACGTACAACGTTTACGCCGACCCCAAGGGCGCCGACCGACCGTGGGAACTTGATTTGTTGCCCCACGTGCTGGCCGCTGATGAATGGCAGCACCTGTCAGCCGGTATCGCCCAGCGCGCGCGCCTGCTCAATGCCGTGCTCGCCGATCTCTACGGTCCGCAACGCCTGATCAAGGAAGGCTTGCTGCCGGCCGAGCTGGTGTTCGGTCACAACAATTTTCTATGGCCGTGCCAAGGCATCCAGCCGCCGGACGGTGCTTTTCTGCACCTCTACGCGGTTGATCTGGCGCGTACGCCGGATGGACGCTGGTGGGTCACCGCCGACCGCACCCAGGCGCCTTCGGGGGCGGGTTACGCGTTGGAAAATCGCACCATCGTGTCCCGCGCGTTTCCGGACCTTTACCGCGACCTGCAGGTGCAGCACCTCACCGGGTTCTTCCGAACCCTGCAGGAAACCCTGGCCCGCCAGGCGCCCGGTGATGACCAGCCGCCGCTGATCGTGCTGCTCACGCCTGGGCGCTTCAACGAAAGCTATTTCGAACACCTCTACCTCGCCCGCCAGCTTGGCTACCCGCTGGTGGAAGGCGGCGACCTCACCGTGCGCGACAGCACCGTGTTCCTCAAAACCCTCAGCGGGTTGCGCCGGGTGCACGCGATCATGCGTCGCCTCGACGATGATTTCTGCGACCCACTGGAGTTGCGCACCGACTCGGCCCTCGGTGTGCCAGGCCTGCTCGATGCCGTGCGCCAAGGCAACGTGCTGGTGGCCAATGCCCTGGGCAGCGGTGTGCTGGAGTCGCCTGGCCTGCTGGGCTTTCTGCCGAAGATCAACCAGTTCCTGTTCGGCGAGGAGCTGATCCTGCCATCCATCGCCACCTGGTGGTGCGGTGAGGCGGCGGTATTCGCCCAAGCGCTGGAGAAACTCCCGGAGCTGCTGATCAAACCTGCATTTGCATCGCAAAGTTTCACCCCGGTGTTTGGGCGTGACCTGAATGACGAGCAACGCCAGGCCCTGGCCGACCGCATGCGCGCACGGCCGTACGCCTACGTCGCCCAGGAATTGGCGCAACTGTCCCAGGCGCCGGTGTGGCACACCGTGGATGACCATCTGCAGCACCGCGCGATCGGCATGCGCGTATACGCCGTGGCCAGCGACGAGGGTTATCGCGTGCTGCCCGGCGGTCTGACCCGCGTGGCGGCCGATGCCGACGCCGAAGTGGTGTCGATGCAGCGCGGCGGCGCGAGCAAGGACACCTGGGTACTCGGTGACCGCGCAGCTGCTGGCGAACACTGGCGTGCACAACGTGCGATTGGTGCCCATGACCTGGTGCGTCGCGATCCTTATCTGCCGTCGCGGGTGGTGGAAAACCTGTTCTGGTTCGGCCGGTATTGCGAGCGCTGTGATGACAGTGCGCGCTGGCTGCGCGTCGTGCTGGCGCGCTATGTGGATGGCGATGACCCGCTGGCCTTGCAGGCGGCGGTTGAGTTGGGCGAGAGCCTGCGTCTGCTGCCCGACGAAGGCGAGTTGCCCGAACGTCTGCGCGCCGCGTTGCTCGGTGATGATTGGCCATCAAGCCTGCGCGCCAACCTGCAACGCTTGCAGTGGGCGGCTTCCCAGGTGCGCGGCAAGCTGTCCCGGGAGAACTGGCAGGCCCTGGTGGAGCTGCAACGCGAAGCCCTGGAGCTGGAAAGCGAGGCGCCGGACTTTGGCGAACTGCTGGATTTCCTCAACCGCCTGGTGATGTCTCTGGCGGCGCTGTCCGGGTTCGCCCTGGACGACATGACCCGCGACGAAGGCTGGCGCTTTTTGATGATGGGTCGACGCATCGAGCGTCTGCAATTTCTCAGCAGCAGCCTGGCGGCATTCCTGCGCGGCGTGGCGGTGTTCGATCAGGCCGGCCTGGAGTGGTTGCTGGAGTTGGGCAACAGCAGCATCACCTATCGCTCGCGCTACCTGGCGGTGCCCCAACTGATCCCGGTGCTCGACCTGCTGCTGCTCGACGAGCAGAACCCCCACGCGGTGTTGTTCCAGCTCAAGCTGGTGAGGCGCACCCTGCGGCGTCTCAACGACGATTTCGGCGTGCCCCGGGAAGTCGGTCTGGGCCCGTTGGTGGAGCGCCTGGCGCGTTTCGACCTGGGCTGCCTGGAGAACCCGTTGTTTGGCGAGTCCAGCGTGCGTGCCGCGTTGGACGGCCTGGCCGATCTGCTGCAAGCGGTCGCCGACGAAAGTGGGCAAGTGTCGGACCGCCTGGCCTTGCGCCATTTCGCCCATGTGGATGCGGTCAGTCAGCAAACGGTGTCGGTATGA
- a CDS encoding transglutaminase family protein, with the protein MTSARYQIFHDTHYHYDSPVSLAQQLAHLWPRPCAWQRCSSQQLDIIPEPTSRRDELDVFGNPITRLAFERPHDELLVNAGLTVEVLARPALDFQQSPAWDQIRDGLTYNSQAMSLELIEACRYRFESPYVHLKKAFVEFSESCFPAGAPLLLGVQALMEKIFSEFTFDAEATQVATPLVEVLERRRGVCQDFAHLMLACLRSRGLAARYISGYLLTQPPPGQARMIGADASHAWVSVYCPILGWVDFDPTNNVQPALEHITLAWGRDFSDVSPLRGVILGGGSHDPEVRVTVMPLE; encoded by the coding sequence ATGACGAGTGCGCGGTACCAGATTTTCCACGATACCCACTACCACTACGACAGCCCGGTGTCTCTGGCTCAGCAGTTGGCGCACCTGTGGCCACGGCCGTGCGCCTGGCAAAGGTGCAGTTCGCAGCAGCTGGACATCATCCCGGAACCGACTTCGCGTCGCGATGAGCTGGATGTGTTCGGCAACCCCATTACGCGCCTGGCGTTCGAACGGCCCCATGACGAATTGCTGGTGAATGCCGGGCTGACGGTGGAGGTGCTGGCGCGGCCGGCGCTGGATTTCCAGCAATCGCCAGCCTGGGACCAGATCCGCGACGGCCTGACCTACAACAGCCAGGCCATGTCCCTTGAGCTGATCGAAGCCTGCCGCTACCGCTTCGAATCACCCTATGTGCACCTGAAGAAAGCGTTCGTCGAGTTCTCCGAAAGCTGCTTTCCTGCCGGCGCGCCGCTGCTGTTGGGCGTGCAGGCGCTGATGGAAAAAATCTTCAGCGAATTCACCTTCGATGCCGAAGCCACCCAAGTCGCCACGCCGCTGGTGGAAGTGCTGGAGCGTCGTCGTGGCGTGTGCCAGGACTTCGCCCACCTGATGCTCGCCTGCCTGCGCTCACGCGGCCTGGCGGCGCGCTACATCAGCGGCTACTTGCTCACCCAGCCGCCGCCCGGCCAGGCACGGATGATCGGCGCGGATGCATCCCACGCGTGGGTCTCGGTGTATTGCCCGATCTTGGGTTGGGTGGATTTTGATCCGACGAATAACGTGCAGCCGGCACTGGAGCACATCACCCTGGCCTGGGGCCGGGACTTTTCCGATGTATCGCCGTTGCGCGGGGTGATTCTGGGGGGAGGGAGCCATGACCCGGAGGTGCGGGTGACGGTGATGCCGCTGGAATAA
- the azu gene encoding azurin, with translation MFAKLVAVSLLTLASGQLLAAECKVTVDSTDQMSFNTKAIEIDKSCKQFTVELTHSGNLPKNVMGHNWVLTSAANMQPVATDGMAAGIDKDYLKPSDDRIIAHTKIIGAGEKDSVTFDVSKLTAGTDYMFFCSFPGHISMMKGTVTVK, from the coding sequence ATGTTTGCCAAACTCGTTGCTGTTTCCCTGCTGACTCTGGCGAGCGGCCAGTTGCTTGCCGCAGAGTGCAAGGTCACCGTCGACTCCACTGACCAGATGTCCTTCAACACCAAGGCCATCGAAATCGACAAGAGCTGCAAGCAGTTCACCGTTGAACTGACTCACTCCGGCAACCTGCCGAAAAACGTGATGGGCCATAACTGGGTGCTGACCAGCGCCGCCAACATGCAGCCCGTCGCCACCGACGGCATGGCCGCTGGCATTGACAAGGACTACCTGAAGCCAAGTGATGACCGCATCATTGCCCACACCAAGATCATCGGTGCCGGCGAGAAGGATTCGGTGACTTTTGATGTGTCGAAGCTGACCGCCGGCACGGACTACATGTTCTTCTGCTCGTTCCCAGGGCATATCTCGATGATGAAAGGCACGGTGACCGTCAAGTAA